The Mya arenaria isolate MELC-2E11 chromosome 15, ASM2691426v1 genomic sequence acacacactcacacacacacacacacacacacacacacacacacacatatatatatacaaaaaactCTAGTATGACACAATCGTCAGTGTTCTCTTCCGGTTGTTGTCTATCCCAGTACGTGTGTCGCTCCTGGTTGTCCCTGTAACTGTTATCATGGTTACGCCAAGTATCGTCACGCATGCGTCCTCTGCGGTCACTATATCTATCGGACCGGTACCAATCGTTACATGCCGATTTAAAGTGATAACTGTCATCTTCGTAGTCACCGTAGCCGTTATAACTGTCATTACGCTGGTATTGGTAACGGGACCGCGAGCGTATATTTGATGTCCGCTCGCGAATATGGTCTTCTTTGGACTTCCATTTTCTGTAAGAAATGCCGTTAGGCCAGAAATACGCGTCGTCAATAATTGGTTCAAGATCCTCTGGCACGTTAACTTTCGCCGATGAGCCAAATCGGCCATGGAAGACACGAATGTAGGATACATAAACATCGTTGCCCTTGAAATACGTGTATAAATCATTATCCGTGGTCCTATGATCAATGTTCCCGATGTAGTACGAGACGTTCTTTCTCCTTCTGGCGGCAGTGAAACCGGTATGTTCACTGGACCCTGTTTTATCTGACGTTGCGCGCGGACGTTCCAGTGTAGCTGGAGCTGCTGGAGGCTCTGCATTTTCCACTGGTTTATACTGGTCGTTGTTACTACTGCTTGTTTTGATTGGTTTATTGACCACGTTGCAATAGCTTCCGGCTTCTGATTATTTGATCTAATTGGCCGTAATGCAATTCTTCTCAGTTAATACCGGACTGTAAGACACATTGTGAACAGTCACTGATTTGGGGCGCGGGCTTGTTGTAACGTCGGTCGTCTGCTGCATGGGTTGGCTTTTGATAACCTCTGAGTAGGTCTTTGGTTGCTGTTCGGGTAGTTCGTGGCTAGCCTCTACAAGTCTCTTATTTACAGTGGCAATCGCAGACCCCAGTCCATCAACATCATTTTGAAGCTTATTTAAATGCGAATCTGCAGTTGATTCAGGAAATCTCGCTAGCACACTTCTCAATGACCCATTCAGAACCCTATAACTACTCACTATGTTCGAAACATCAAATTGGATGGTTTTGAGAACCGCAGAGTCAGATGATTGCTGCTTAGATATTTTCAGAACTTCAGTACTTAGGATTGTCACTAAGGCGAGGATATCTGgttttgtgactttttgttGCGTAAGGTCATTATCGATAATGATAGTTTCATAAGAGGCAGTGTTAGCAAATACGTCGTAAACATCCTTGGTGTTCTCTCCGGAGATGTATGCGTTAAGTACATAGCAGTCTATACCACACTTCCGTTCTCGTGATGTCTGCGAGGATGTTTTGCGATTTATAAGGCGGGTAGTTCGCGCGCTCTGTCGGCGAGTACATTCCTATAGCTGTCAATGCGACGATAATTGTTGTTACAAACGTTTAATAGCTGTCTAACATAGTCGTCTTTAGCTAAGCCAGCTAGTTTGCTGTCCATTTCTTGGAAAACCCGTTCGGGTAGAAACGTCTGGGAGCAGTCTTCATTTTCGGTGATACAGCTATCATCGCCCCATAACGAATTATTATGGTTCACACTGTTACATCGTTCTTGCTTAATACGTATTAAGCTGCTATTTATCAACGTCTTTGGGTCGGTTTCATCCatgttatatacaaaatgtattttctctGAAATGTGATAGTGTGACTGCACCATAATGTAGAATGTGTATAGAGTGGATGCTAGCTCTAAGGAGGCGTAGTGTTATGGCCATATAAAGtacaatgttgttaaaaaaacacaacagtatACGTGCGTTACAGTGAACTGGAGTTTTGTGAAAATGATCGCTTGTGCCGTTATTGTGCGCTTCTAAACATTTAGGTTTGACAACTGGGattatccctgtagttttcaatgtattatataagtatgtttGACAGTTGCATGGAGTTGACCTTATGAcctcaaaattcatttttttttgtctaatgGATTTTTGATGAAACAATTAGAGCGAGTGGGTGAAATTACATAATGCAATTTTCACATACTGTGTTAAAAAAGAGGCGGGCGCAATCAACCCTACTTGTCCCCATATCATTAATAGTCTAAATGGAAATGTTGAACAATTCCTTCCTGCAAGTgtaatttcaaatacatgtataaaattgGTGAACATTTTTACTTTCCTTTGTAAGCATGCATGtttttgatgggagaatcgttCATATTACTCCCTTAACATTATGTTTACAGACTAACCGAAATATGTGTGAAGATAAACCATCTATTATGTATTACTGTTTGCCCCGATAACTCAAATCACCCCTTATACTCTTAATATTAGGTGAGATAATGAGTCGTACTTGATATGAAGAAGTCCGCTCTTCTGCTCGAGCTCGGAGGTCTGCTTGGCTCATTATAATATGTCTTTTTCCTAAAAGAGCTGTAGCCACTATTTCACATGCGTGCTTTAGTGCCTATTACATCTGTTTACCAGATGACAGTTTCACTTCAAGCCAAGACTGTAATTTTTCATCCGATGATTGGCTGACTGTCGCTCTTCAATATATCTCTTATATCCattatagaatatattttcttgcaatttCATGAGAAGCTAGCCACGTAATGATGGTAATGTTAAGATAGGATAAGCGCTTGTTTGACGGGTAATGAAATCTCTCCCTGACGTTAATGAGTAGGTACGAGACGTTGAGGAGACATTTCCATCTGTATTCCAGTATCGTTCTGTTGTTGCAATGTGATAATATATAGGTAAGTCAAAGCTCGTTTACCTTAAAACGGTTAATATTTAAGTGAGGGcaagtttcaaaaacatttgatagAAATACTGTGAGCAATTTTTTAACCAATTTgttataagtgatttttttttctgtattttgtgCAATTTTCTTACAAAGTCGCGCTCTGTAGATATGAGTTTTGACAAATATCTGTTGtcttatataaaagtatttttacatCAAGGAATATACGATATCAACATGGAGAGAACTTAATACGGTATGTTTTGTACATATGCTGATAGGGCTTTATTCGATATGGCAGCAACCTGTTTaattactttgaaataaaattcatcGTGATCCGATGGAAACGTTTATGTCGTTTAAGGAATGGTTTAAATTGTATACAGAACGTACACTAAGGGGACCAGTGATAAAGCATATGTTTAGTTCTTCCAACAACTTTAAATTCACCACGAGGAGACACGTGGTTAGCTATTCTAAGTTATTTACAAAGAACTACTGGGAGTTCTACTGTTGGACATAGATACCGACACAGTTATGTATTGGTCTTATAAATGCTGTCCTGACagtaatatttatgcgaaaagctaaaGAAACAAGTTCAGCAgcaaatttttaaacataaacctggtttaatagcactgggtaaacgccaaagacatagaacatgaaaatggaaaaaaaatcacaaacaagaaacatggaagaacagcacataactccacaaacagcacagtacattcatactatatataaaaaaaactgggTATGCTTATCAAGCATTGTTAGGGAACGCCTTGGAACGGACagtaaaatgtaagtttaaCCTTTGACATTGCACTGATAGTTTACAGCATTAAGTGAGGAACACACGTCAGTTACAATATTAAAGTGATCATGAGATATTTAATACTACAATatagtattaaatatatacagtttaaaatattacagtttagtgtttattcatattttaatctCCATAGAATTAACTGACTCATACATGGCTCTTAACGTTGGTCAGTTTTATCTTTAGCATTTATTGTATGCAAGGACCGCTGTGTGGATCCTGACGGTGACAGAGGTGTCGACGGAGACCCGGGTTATACTGGCGTTCCATTGGGCCGCATCGAGTAATTCTCCAAACGCTGTCCTGGAGACATGTCGCTCTTGGTGGAATTAAATGGGTAGAAAACAGCCCATCCGTAAGTGtaagaaaagcaaaaacaaGTTCTTCATCCTAATGTTTTTTCTATTGAAACAAGTcaataaggattttttttaaatatttgatggttaaaatttgcattcaaaattcaatttatcGCTAAATTTCGTGTTGATTTGATCCCGATTTCATCAAgatgatttataaaaataatcacatttCACATAATCAATTGTATTCGTTTTCCTTTTAAGATTGTTACAAATTCCTAACTATGATATCTTCTTTATATATTAGATGATAGTATCTCTAGAACATAGTTAATACTTATTTGGAGAAATTACCTCTATAACATGTTACACACGTTGACACTAATACGCTACCATACGTAgtaatatctgaaatataatCCCTAATACCTAATATCTAGTGATTAAGACTTATCGTCTCCTAATTAATACCTAGTTCCAGCCAATGAAGagataaaatattcaaatatgaacTAAGTGTCTTCCAATAAATTTCCTAATCATGTGTTAATATCTCCAAATTGAGACTCACCGTCTTCTAAGTACTCAATATCTCTCACAAATAGTATAAACTGTGGAACTAAGATCTCCCATAGTAATTCCGTCATGAAATACTCGCTGAAATCATTTCTGCGCGATAAGATGGGATATTGCTTTGCAAGAAAGTGTTGCTGTCTTTTCTGGGAAGGATAGGAACTGTCGgttatgcaatatttttcgCAATTTTCGAAAAATGGGTACGGTAAAGTTGTCAAAAGAAAAATAGTATCATTTGGCTTAATGTTATAGTGAGGAATGGTTatcgcatttttttttatgaaatgaattcAGCCTTGACTATACCACAACAACGTTAAGATAATTTTATTGGGGGCCAATATATCACTATACAGGACAAGCCTATTGTTTTAAATCCGACGGTAGACTGACTATCGCTCTTCCATTTACCGGTCTTTGTCCAATATTGAGGATTTTCTAGCCGCGTAATGATGCTAATGATCAGTTAGAGCACGCGCATCTTTCCGGGTTAATGAAGTCTCGCTGACGTAAATGAGTAGGTACGAGACATCTAGGAGAAATTTCTAGTGTGTTTCATATATTCTCCATTGATGATGTACCACTGTGATACAGCATAGTGCAATGCCGACTAAATTTCATGTTCGGCGTCAACTGACTGAACAGATTTGAAAAACTTGTAAGtaaacatgtattatcattTCTGAGTACATGTTCCTTTAATGTATTGCTGCACCACTCTGGGACAGCATTGGGCCATGCCAAATTAATTTCATGTTGGGTGTCAACTGGCTAGACAGTTTTAAGCCTTTACCAAatccaaaataacaatacatgtttCAAAGCTAAGTCAAGTGCCTTTATAATGCTGATTTATTTTAGCATacgtatttaataaataatgaaacattgtTTGTCAAAGCAGTttatgagagagagagagagagagagagagagagagagagagagagagagagcgagagagagagagagagagagagcttACATGTAATCGTTATGGTTTAACAGGCGTTAAAATTTGCGTTCAAACATGCCATATGGATATGTTTCAATAAACCCCTCGATACCTATTAGAGAAAATGCTTTAACCACTTTGTTCTTAACTGATTAGTAATACTCCCATGTATTATCAAATCTGCGttgcattcatttttattttatttttttactatttgtgGCGTCTTATAACTTCCtgtttaattgtaaaagaacacaattatttcaacTAAGATAGAGCGTTTCTGTTGAGGATGACTATGATAAAACTGATACAATTTTGTGGACGGATCGAGGATTAAACGTCAAAGGGGATGAACTTTGAGGCCGCATCTTAGGAGACCTCTTCCCTAGAAACCAAAGTATAATGTCCACGAATGTAGCATGGGCGTTTGAGGTTAAACTAAAGTAACACTTTTTGTTGTAACATATTGTTAATGAATTTATACCTAATTGACGAGAACAATTCACTTGGACTAATGAGGGGATAAGGGGTGGGGTTGGTTTGGCGGAGGGGTTTGGGCAGGGAGGATCTGTGGCGGGTGCTCCTCAAACCCATGGATTCGCTAAAAACGCGTGATAAGGACATGCATTTAAAAGCTTTCAgctcaaatttaaaacaaagaagtttGTTTGAAAGTAAATAGTAATAGACATTCTTAATGTATGCCACTGTTAGTAATTAAAGCGTAGAGAGGTGCCAAAACACTACTTGCACGGGTACGGATAGGTGTAAACTTTGTGTGCACTACGCCATGTAgatatgtgtacattgtacacaCTACTAATTACATTTACGAAAGAACGAAACAAATGTGTATTGCGAACATCAATAAGCCCATGTTTAAAGAGAAATTTCGCAATAAGCCCATGTTTTAAGAGAAATTTCGCAACAAGCCCAATTTCAAAGAGAAATTTCGCAAGGGGTCGTATTTTGCACCCTCTCTAGTAATCATTATCGCACATGTAAGCTACTGCTGTTTGATATCTCATCCCAGCGTCGTTTCCCTATACATATATTTTCGACCCGCCACCATTGTTCTAAGTCGTGGATTGATTGGTGAGGGAGGTTGGTATCCCATAGCAATGAACAAATTCTACACCAATATTTTGTATCAACAAACTGTCCGGTACTTTTCCACCGGAAATAGTCATTGTATTCATCGTCTTGCTCATTCAGACGCTTGAGATACCCGGCAAGCGCCTGTGCATGCGGGAATTCCTCCACGTGGATAAAGGATCCAGGAGGGGCCACGCGCTTGTAGTCGTCTGGATGCGCACCCATCACGACCGGAACAACGTCATGCCTAGAAGAGAAAGGcacatgtttaatataatttttacacTGCTTTCACAATCggaaaatatcttatatatagGATCTTGTATCAGATCTTGCAAGAAGTTTACGCTCCTTTTCTTACAGTGCAAACAAACTAAATGTGTATTCCAACCTATAACTAAACGTCGCAAAAACTCTTCAAACCTATCGTGTCTACAAACCCATAACTTGACGTGATTATAAATCTATTACTTAATGTGACTAAATATCTCTAACTTAACTTGTCTTCAAAACTTTAACTTAACATGACTACAAACCTACTGCTTAACGTGACTAAAAACCTATAACTTAACGTCACTAGAAAGCTATAAGTAAACgtgttttcaaacatattacttaacatgtatacacacttaaaacttaaaactaaCTTAAACTAAAATGTAATGATTAACGTGCCTAGACACACATAACTTAACGTGTCTACAAGCGTATCACTTAACGTGTCTACAAACTATAACGTAACGTGTCTACAAACTAATAACATAAGGGGTTTCCAAATCAAAGTTTTAACTACGTTAACACGTTTATAAACGGTTAAATGTATGTAATCAACAAGGAAAGAATTTCCAATCAAGGATTGTTCCTGAATGCAAaggttatatttcttaatttcatgTCGTGCAGTTTTACTAGTAAGATAGCTATGCTCAAACATTGTATTAACTTTTCGTACTATATATACAACGTCTCGCGTTATTATAACGTCATAATGATAGACTGTTTCCGGTTCAAGCCGAGtctttacatttacatttacacaATGGGTTAGAAAGAATGAATGTAAGGTTTGTTTAAATGAAGTAAAGTTTTCTTTAACAATGCTGGAAATAAACAATGCATCAAATGGGCTGAtaaaagtacgcgtggagtacTTTTACCTGTCCAACTGCGTTTATACCCCGAAAGTGACATCAATCATGCAATTCAGTCCACTATATCCATTTAATTTCATCACTTATGTATATAAATAGCTAATAAATTTCTATCAGTTTAAAGAAGCTTTGCTAAAACATTatattcactgttttaaaaGTTACCAGGTGTTTCTAAGTGATTAAATGGAAGTGAGTTTAGGGGAATTCTGTATGTATTTACAAATCTATTTTCAGGCTTAGTtcttacagatttttttttgcattttaagaGGACTGAAATTCAGTGTGCTACTTACCTTAATGCATTAAGGAAGAGCTTCTCGGTAATGTAATCACGGCAATTTGCATTttcaaaagacaaataaaacttgtattcCTTCTGTAGATTTTCAAAGCAGTTATTGCCTTCCCCCTTATCACATCTCAAGTTACCGCAGGAGCCATAAAAGTCCAAATCCATGTACTGCTGTACCTCCTTCGCATATTCCAATCTTGCGTTTGACGCAAAACAGTTGGACACAAATATTGCTGCTAGTTTAGTCTTTCCCTCAGCGTAATTTTTATCCGACTTATAATCAGATATCTGAGTAAAATTATCGTAAACTTGATATTTATCGTACGGAGTCACCATCGTAGAGTCGTAGCGATACGTGGCTGTCCAGTTAATGACGTCATTCAGACCCTCGTAAGAAGGCGACGCTTCCGGACTTTCCAGCGCAAACATGATCCAAACCTGATCCGAATGACGGGGCACTTCCGCTTGCGCGCCTCCGAGCAATTGGCTGTTCAACTCTATTTCCTTAAATATTCTAGCGTCAAACACTTCTCCATTCGGATGACCATGCAATTCACAGTGCTTAACAGGGCAATCATGTTCAACAAACGCTTGTTTTCCGCCATTTACGTTCCAGCCCGCCAGTCCCTGTTCCAGAAGAATCCTCTTGGGAGAAagacttaagtcaatcttaggATTAAACTTAGCTTGCAATAAAATCCTGTCGTCTGACGGATGAAATTTCCAGAGCGAGACAGGATCTTTTAAACGCTTGACAACGGTAAATGACTTATTGCTTAGTAAGCGGCTTCCAAACTGTGGGAACTTCATAGCCGTGAGAGTGTTTTTCTGTGCGTCGTAATACGAAGGCACTATCTGAAGAATTACTGTCAATACTAGAAAAAGTCCGATAAGTAGTATAAACTGTCTTTTGACTTTACTGCATCGCACTGCCATAATGAAAACTGCAGTGTTATTTACACCAAAAGTCAGGTATTTGCTGAACAATTAACGCATGTCCATTGGTTAAAGGCTGGGAATCTGTAGTAATGTGTTTTCCGGAACAAAACGAGGCAGATCGATCTTACATGACACTTTAGGGAGTCCGTACCGCTCGTTTTTTAGTTACGACCAATTAAGATGGAATAATTCctgaataatttcaaattacttAAATCATTTGCGAGAGAAACACCGCAGTAAAGTGATTTTCCCCCCTCTGACTGTCATAAAAGCTTTCATGCCGGGTGTCGAAATGATTTCCATGATATAAACAGATGCATCAATTTTCGCTTTTTGACAGACTTTTAATTCCGGTAGCTGATAGTTTTGTCGCCCGGAAGACAAATAGGCAAGCTTAATTTTGGTGATGGTGTCTGAAAgagaaatatagttttaaatttaaaagtaactATGACATCCTTCAGTTCGTTTTTGTCCGTAAACAATCTACTTGAATAcgtatatattgattaaacgTTTCcgatatattgataaataagcCGACCACTGTTTGACAGAAATTGAAAAACACACACgataaaaataacaactctTCATTGAACTGAAACATGAAGACACGcgcatgataaaaaatattagtataaaagtatatttaGACTGCGAAATGTTCAAACTGCGAGACGTAgtctttttcaaacaaattccATGCTTCATATTCACAAATGTCATGAACCAAAGTTTGAGACTCAGGCAcagaaaactaaaatattaaatgtttgaaaatatctaaatataacTGAATTTTGCTAGGATGTGATATGTGTCTGACTGcagaaaaatatcatgttttatttaataggTTATTTATGATAGAAACAGCAATTCGCTCATCTTCTTTGCTCGtgtaaaagcattttaaaacaaaatcttaaagTTTGGCTTTTATGAGTCAGAGTCCCAAACTCAGGCACAAAACATAAGTTATTTTAAACCCCggaataaaatatgaatgtaaTGGATTCAACTCCTGCTGGTATTTTAACGGAGCTACaatataaaaagttttatttacttaaaataccgtttattaaaaaaactacactatttttagaatttcattttataatccTACGAAACGTTTTATCTTGTTCTTAATTAATATcgtaaataatatttgtcaattaaaTAAGCCTAACACTTTagatttatcaatttaaactgacTCAGTTGGCAactatgttttttaaatattttgatcttGAGTAATTGTACCCAAATTTTCTCAGCAAAACAGAGCATTTTGtgttcacattttaaataatcattaactATACAGTTCCAACTTGAACTTTAAGTGATATGTTATTATCGAAACAAACAAGcaatacatattaatatataacacACAGATTTGCGCTTGATATCTGACCCTATACAACATGGCCGAGTCCCTTAACTATTAACTGATCACAAACATTTCAGTATTTCAATTAGTAAATTGCAGTCCTCATAAGTGATACAGTGATATATTATTTAGATTTTACAAAACGTCTAATGTAAGCATAGTTTATAATCAATTGAAATCgcgtaataaaataatatttattttattttataatagtcaataatgtattatattatagCGCAGCATGTTCCTGTTAACAAATACAAGTATCTTCAAACGCAATCTGACATCCCATTTTTATATGGCAATCAACGAAGTCATATTAGCAGCCAATGAGACACGATAAGAGTTAAATTTCCCCTGTGTGGCTGGGTTGCCAATTCCATCGCTATAGTTGAAGATCAATTGTGTTCCTTAGTTCAAGCTAGGTCaggtatattgtatataatatattgctCGCATAggttattgtttaaattaaacgtTCAATGTTGAACGCAGCTGCGCGATcctttaattttcataaaacaaacttccaaatgaaagataaaaaagtttttaacatattgttttcttgtttgatTATCAACCTTAAATTAGTTGTAAtccaattatgttttatattacatttttcttaaccacatttaagATTGTGTTTTCGTcgtttgctgttgttgtttttttaagaaaatctacCAAGAGCTTGTGATTTTGTTGtctgttgttctttttttcttgaagCAAATCTGCAAATAGCTTGTGTTTgcattgtttgttgtttattttcacttCAAGAAAATCTACCAAGGGCTTGTGTTTTCGTTGTTggttattattattcttttttccaaataaatatACCAAGAGcttgtgttttt encodes the following:
- the LOC128220803 gene encoding glycoprotein 3-alpha-L-fucosyltransferase A-like — encoded protein: MAVRCSKVKRQFILLIGLFLVLTVILQIVPSYYDAQKNTLTAMKFPQFGSRLLSNKSFTVVKRLKDPVSLWKFHPSDDRILLQAKFNPKIDLSLSPKRILLEQGLAGWNVNGGKQAFVEHDCPVKHCELHGHPNGEVFDARIFKEIELNSQLLGGAQAEVPRHSDQVWIMFALESPEASPSYEGLNDVINWTATYRYDSTMVTPYDKYQVYDNFTQISDYKSDKNYAEGKTKLAAIFVSNCFASNARLEYAKEVQQYMDLDFYGSCGNLRCDKGEGNNCFENLQKEYKFYLSFENANCRDYITEKLFLNALRHDVVPVVMGAHPDDYKRVAPPGSFIHVEEFPHAQALAGYLKRLNEQDDEYNDYFRWKSTGQFVDTKYWCRICSLLWDTNLPHQSIHDLEQWWRVENICIGKRRWDEISNSSSLHVR